The sequence below is a genomic window from Brooklawnia cerclae.
CGCGTTCAGCATGTTCGTGTAGCCGAGTTCGGTGGACAGGCTCACCCCGAGGATGTCGAAGGCCCGCACCGGCCGATGCGACTCCCAGGTGAGCAGGGGCACCCCGCGAGAACGCATCTCGCGCTCGAGATCGGGCCACACGGAGAAGGCGCGCTCAGCACATGCCCAGTCCTGCCCGTTGATCACCTCGTACAGGATCGCGAGGCCCTGGTTGGGCTGGCCCACCTCGTAGACGTCGGGGTAGGCCAACACCCAGTGGACGTCGACATCCGACCACCCCTTGGTCACGGAGTTCACCTCGCCGCCCACGTACTGGATCGGTTTGGTGACACGCGCCAGCAGCGGCTCGAGCCGGTCGAACAGGGACGGTGGCTCAGCGCCGCGATGATCCGTCGGCATCGGCGATCCCGCCGCAAGCATGTCTGTGGTCATGGTCCGAACAATGGTAATCGGCCACGACCGATGTTCCGGTCACGAGGACGGCGACGGTCCCTCTCCAGGCAAGGGATCGTCCCATGGCCTCGGGTTGGACAACGGTGCGGGGTGCTCGCCGGCCGGTGTGGGCGGTCGGTCGCCACCTGCTTGACCACCCGCGAAGCCGGAGGCCGATGGGGACGCCGGGTCCGCCAGGGGTGCGGCTGCCGTTCCCGTCGGGGGCACCACCTGCCCGGCCCCGGGCTCGTGGACGCCGGCCGCCGGGGCCCAGGGCTGCGGCGCGCCTGCGGGCCATCCGGGCGCTTGCACGAACTGACCCGGACCGGGCGGGAAAGCCGGAGCCGGCGCGGACACCCGCGAGGCCGCCGGGGCACTGGAGCGCGTGATCCCCAACTTTCGCGCCTGCCAGGTGATGGCCGCCGCGGCGATCAACGGAGTGACGATACCGATGAGCACCCACGGGCTGCCCGTTCCAGCGGACCGATCGAACACCTCCGTGATGTCCATGAACGGCATGAACGCCTCGCTCAGGAGGTTGTTCACGACGTGCATGGCGATGCTCGCCTCCAGCCCTCCGGTGCGCCATGTGACGTAGCAGGCGATGAGCCCGAAGGAGAAGTAGAAGACGTTGAGCCACGGATCGGCCGCGGCGTGCGCCAGCATGAACACCAGCGACGACAGCACCGCACCGACGACGAGCCCCACCCGCTGATGCGTGAAGAAGCTGGCCGCAGCGCGATTGATCAGGCCTCGGAACGCGTATTCCTCACCAGCGCACTGCAACGGGGTCGTGACCAGGATGCCGATCGCCAGCACCACCGTGTCGCGGTTGGGTGCGAGCCCCAGGGGGCCGGCCTGCAACTGGAGCCAGGTGTCGAGGGAGAGGTAGACCATCCAGATGGGCAGAACGATGGTGAAGCAGGTTCCCATCCAGCGCCAGCGCATGCGGCCGGTGACACTCGCCAGCCAGCCCGGGCGCTGTTTGATCAGCAGGACGGTGAGTGCGATCGCGATGACGATGAGCAGCGCCAGCGACAGGTTGTTGCCGAGGAAGACCATCGGGGTCACCCCACCGTCGTTGGCGATCTCGCCGACAGCCTCCTCCCAGGTCTGACGGCCGGTCATCATGTCGATCATGATCGCCACCGCCATGAAGACGAGCCCACCGGCGAAATAGGCGATCACCGCCAGCACCACCAGGACGATCGGCCGCCAGGCCGACCACGCGGGCGTCCGCCAGAACCCCGGGTACTCGGTGGGGACGACGGGAAGCGCGGGCTTCGGCGGGGGTGGATAGCCCCATCCCGGCATCGCGGCCGCCCGCGGCGTCCCCATCGGCAGCGGGACTCCAGCCGGAGGCTGTGGGAGCGGCCCGTACGGCGCCTGTCCCCCGGCCTGCCCGTAGGGGGTCTGGCCGCCAGGGATGGGTGGCGTCGACATCGTCACACCAGCCCCGGGAACCACAGGGCGACCTCGCGGGCCGCGCTCTGGGGCGAGTCGGAGGCATGGACGAGGTTGCGATTCTTGTGGAGCGACAGGTCACCGCGGATGGTGCCGGGTGCGGCCACGGCCGAGTCCGTGGTGCCGTTCAGGCTGCGCACCGCCTCGATCGCCCGCTCGCCCTCCAGCACCATCGCCACCAGGGGGCCCGACGTGATGAACTCCTCGAGTTCGGCGTAGTAGGCCCGGCCGACGTGCTCCGCGTAGTGCTGCCCGGCGAGGTCGGAGCCGATGGTCCGGAGCTCCAGTGCCCGGATCACCAGTCCCTTCGCCTCGTATCGGGCGATGATGCCGCCGACCAGCCCGCGTGCCACGCCGTCGGGCTTCACGAGGACCAGGGTGCGCTCCGAAACGCTCATGGCTGAACCCTACAAGCCTGCCCAACCCGGCAGGCGGGCAACAGGGCACGCCGGTGCCGAACTGTAGGCGTGGATCGGATCTCGGCCCCAGGAGACTCGTTTCGACAAGCTCAACGAGCGCCTTGCGTCGCCCCTTGAGCCCGTCGAAAGGACGGAGTGCGGCCGCCCCTCGAGCCTGTCGAAAGGGCCGAACCCGCCGTCAGATCTCCATCGGGTCTTCAGGATCCACGTCAGCGCGATACCCCACGGGATCGCCGACCACCACGTCCGGGCGCAGGCGCGTCCCGGTCGGCAGCAACCTGGCACGCACCTCGCCGGCCAGGTACACCGACCCGATCACCAGGACGACCGATTCCGGCCCCGACTGTTCCGCGATCCCCATGGCGATGTCGACGGCTTCCTCACTCGTGGGAGCCTGCCGCACCCGCGAGGCCCCGAACACGCCGGTGGCGAGTTCGGCGAGATCGTCCACCGGCATCGCCCGCGGCATGTCCGGGATGCCCGTGACGACGATGGTGTCCAGTTCGTCGGCCAGCAGTTCGAGCACCTCCGACACCGCCTTGTCGCCCATCATCGCGACCACGCCGATCAGCGGCTCAGCGGTGAACCCGTCCCGCAGGCCGGCCAGTGTGGCGCGCACCCCGTGCGGGTTGTGGGCCGTGTCGAGCACGACGGTGGGGTCGTCGTGGACGACCTCCAGCCGAGCCGGCGCGACGACGCTGTCGAACCCCGCCTCGATGATCTTCGGGTCGAGCCCGGTGCCCCCACGAAGCGCCTCGACCGCCGCGACCGCGAGCACCGCGTTGTGGGCCATGTGTGCCCCGAGCAGCGGAAGGAACAGATCGCCGACCGGCCCTCCGGCCGTCTCGATGCGCAGCAGTTGCCCGCCCACGGCGGGCTGCCGGTCGAGCAGGGCGAAGTCGATGCCCTCGCGCACCATCGGTGCGCCCACCTGTGTGCAGCGCTCCATCAGCACCTGGGCCGCGTCGGCGCTCTGGCCTGCCATGACGGCGATCCCGCCGGGCTTGATGATCCCCGATTTCTCGGTGGCGATCTCGGCGACGGTGTTGCCGAGCAGGTGCATGTGATCGAGGGCGACCGGGCACACCACCGCCACCGCCGCGTCCGCGACGCTCGTCGCGTCCCAGGTGCCGCCCATGCCGACCTCCACCACGGCCACGTCGACGGGCGCGTCCGCGAACGCCGCGTAAGCCATGCCGGTGATGACCTCGAAGAAGGTCATGGGCACCCCGCCGAGGCGCTGCGCGTCCACCATCTCGACCATCGGCGAGATCTGCGACCACAGTTCGTCGAAGTACTCGGCGCTGATCGGCTCGCCGTCGATGCAGACGCGCTCGGTGGCGTCCACCAGGTGCGGGGACGAGAACCGACCCGTCCGCAGACCCATCGCCCGCAGCAGCGCATCGATCATGATCGCGGTACTGCCCTTGCCGTTGGTCCCCGTGATCTGGATCACCGGACACGCGCGCTGCGGATCGCCGAGAAGATCGCACAATGCCGCGATCCGCTCCAGGGAGGGCTGCGGATGGTGCTCCGGCCAGCGCGCGATGAGGGACGCCACCAGTTCGGCGTGTCCCGGTGCCGCAGTCGGACTGGGTGTGTTCGTCACAATCGGCCAGCCTACCTGCGCCGTCTCTGGTCCAGCCCGGCTCACAGCGGGGTTCGTTATGATGACCGCGTGATCTCGTGGACGAGGACTGTGGCGCACGCCCGGGTCTCCCGCGACTGGCGCGACTGGGTCGGTCTGGCGGCCCGCCTCGTCCTCGGCCTCGGACTGGTGGTCGCGGGCGGCCTCAAGGTCGGGCGCCTGGAGGCCAACGTGCAACAGGTGGCGCTCTACCAGCTGCCACTGCCGGGCTGGGCCGAGACCGTCGTCGGGTACGCCCAGCCGTTCGTCGAGATCACCGTCGGCCTCCTGCTCGTGGTCGGCCTGTTCACCCGTGTCAGCGCCGCGCTGGGGACGATCGCCATGGGCGTCTTCATCGCCGGGATCGTGTGGGCGTGGTCGCAGGGTCTGCGCATCGACTGCGGATGCTTCAGCCTCGGCGGTGAACTCGGGCCGGACGATCGGACGCGCTATACATACGACATCCTGCGCGACCTGGGCTTCATGGCCTGCGGGGTGTGGCTGTGGGCCCGCCCGGCAGCCGTCCTCGCCGTCGACAACTGGCTACTCGCGCCGGTGGACCTTCCCGGCTCGGGCTCCGACGACGACCTTCCCGACGACCCACCGGACGATTTCCCGGAGGTTTCCGCTCCCACCACAGCAAAGGGCTGATCGATGAGCAAGAGCAAGCAGAACCAACCGCGTCAACAGGCCGACGCGACCAACCGCGACGCATCGGCCGGTACTTCCCGCCGGGAACAGTTGCGCGCCCAGCAGCTCGCGGAGGCGAAGAGCGCCCGGACGAGGCGGATCGTCACGGCCGCCGCCATCGTCGTCGCTGTCGCCATCGTCGTCACGGTCTGTGTCGTGTTGTGGCAGAACCACCAGACCCAGAAGCGGCAGGAGGAGCTCCAGTCGCAGGCCGACCAGATCGTGCCGGCGAGCGCCAACGCCGACCAGAACGGGATCCTCGTCACGGGGACCGCCTCCGATGCGACTCCGCTCGTGCAGGTGTACGAGGACTTCCAGTGCCCCGGTTGCGCCCAGGCGTCGGCCTACGTGGAACCGAACCTCGAATCGCTGGCCGAGAAGGGCGAGCTTCGCATCGAATACCACGTCCTGCACGGGCTCGACACCTCACTGGGCACGACGTACTCCCAGAAGGCGGCGATCGCCGGGTCGTGTGCGGCCGAGTACGGCAGCTTCTCCGACTACGCCACGCTCGTCTACGCCAATCAGCCCGAGCAGGAGGGCGACGGCTGGACCGATGAGCAGCTTCGCGAGACGTTCGCCGAGCAGTCCGGCATGACCGGGCAGGCCCTGACCGACTTCCAGGCATGCTTCGACGGCAACGCAACCTCGGACTTCGTCGACGCCATGCAGAACTCACGCCCCGACATCGTCACGGCGACCCCGTCGTTCGTCGTCAACGGTCAGCTCGTCGAGTTCAGCACCAGCGACACCGAGGACCAGGTGCTGGCCAAGGTGCAGGCCGTCGCCTGACCCGGCGGTTCCACCCCTCACGGCCGGGCTTCGATGTGCTGGTCCCTGCCCGGACTCGGTAGGATGCACCCCATGAGTTCTGCACCGATCCCGTCCGCCGCGCCCTCCGAGCCCTCGGGTTGGCAGGTACCGGACAAGCCGGTGCTCGAGGGCCTCGAGGACGCCTGGGCCGCACGCTGGGAGGACCGGGCAACCTACGCCTTCGTCCGCCCCGAGACGCGGGAACAGGTCTTCTCGGTCGACACCCCCCCGCCGACGGTGTCGGGGTCGCTGCACGTCGGGCACGTCTTCAGTTACACCCACACCGACATCGTGGCCCGTTACCAGCGCATGCAGGGCAAGCACGTCTTCTACCCGATGGGCTGGGACGACAACGGCCTGCCCACCGAGCGGCGCGTCCAGAACTTCTACGGCGTGCGCTGCGATCCGTCGGTTCCCTACGACCCGGATTTCCAGCCCCCGGCCAAACCCAATCCGAAGCGGCAGGTGCCGATCAGCCGGCGCAACTTCGTCGAACTGTGCCACGAGTTGACCGAGGTGGACGAGAAGGTCTTCGAGAGCCTCTGGCGGCGCATCGGCCTGTCGGTCGACTGGAAGCAGCTGTACACGACGATCTCGCCCGAGTCGCAGACCGTGGCCCAGCGGGCGTTCCTGCACAACTTCGCGCGCGGCGAGGCGTACCTCTCCGAGGCCCCGACGATGTGGGACGTCACGTTCCAGACGGCGGTCGCCCAGGCCGAACTCGAGGCTCGCGAGTACCCGGGCGCCTACCACCGCGTCGCCTTCCATACGGCCGAGGGGCCCGTCTACATCGAGACCACGCGCCCGGAACTGATCCCCAGCGTCTGCGCGCTGATCGCCCACCCCGACGACGAGCGTTACCAGCACCTGTTCGGGACGACGGTCACCTCTCCCCTGTTCGGCGTCGAGGTGCCGGTGCTCGCGCACCCGGCCGCCGAGATGGACAAGGGCGCCGGCATCGCCATGTGCTGTACGTTCGGCGACCTCACCGACGTCCAGTGGTGGCGCGAGCTGCGCCTGCCGACCCGGGTGATCCTGCAGCGCAACGGGCGTCTGCAGGCCGAGGCGCCCGACTGGCTCGTCGACGCCGCACCGTACGCCGAGTTGGCCGGTAGGACGACACTTCAGGCACGCGAGGCCATCGTCGAGTTGCTGCGGGCCTCCGGCGATCTCGACGGGGAGCCCCGGCCCACTACCCGCATGGCCAACTTCTACGAGCGTGGCGACAAGCCGCTCGAGATCGTCTCTACCCGCCAGTGGTACATCACCAACGGCGGCCGCGACGAGAAGCTCCGGGGCGAGTTGCTCGCACGCGGGGACGAGCTCGGCTGGGTGCCCGAGCACATGCGGTATCGCTACGCCAACTGGGTGAACGGGCTCAACGGCGACTGGCTGATCAGCCGCCAGCGCTTCTTCGGCGTGCCGTTCCCCATCTGGTACCGGCTCGACGCCGACGGCCAGCCCGACCACTCCGACCCGATCACCGCCGACGAGGCGTCCCTGCCCGTCGACCCGGCGTCCCAACCCGCCCCCGGCTACACCGAGGACCAGCGCGGCAAGCCCGGCGGCTTCATCGGCGACCCCGACGTCATGGACACCTGGGCGACCTCGTCGCTCACCCCGCAGATCGCCTGCGGCTGGGAGCGCGACGAGCAGCTGTGGCGCCTCACCTACCCGATGGACGTCGCCCCCGAGGCACACGACATCATCCGGACCTGGCTGTTCAGCCGCATCGTCCGTAGTCACCTCGAGGAGCATTGCCTACCGTGGCGGCTGGCGACGATCTCCGGGTTCGTCGTCGACCCCGACCGCAAGAAGATGAGCAAGTCGAAGGGCAACGTGGTCGTCCCCACCGAGATCCTCGACCGGTTCGGCGCCGACGCGGTGCGCTGGCGCGCGGCCATGGCGCGTCCCGGCATGGACTCGCCGTTCGACGAGACCCAGATGAAGGTCGGACGCCGCCTGGCGATGAAGGTGCTCAACGCATCGAAGTTCGTCCTGGCCATGGGAAGCCCGGCCGGGGCCGAGGCGATCGTCGAGCCAGACGACCTGGCGATGCTGGAGGCGCTGAAGAACGTCGTCGCCCGCGCGACGGAGGCGTTCGAGGCCTATCAGTACACCGATGCCCTGGAGGCCACCGAGGCATTCTTCTGGACGTTCTGCGACGACTACGTGGAACTCGTGAAGGAACGCGCCTACGGTGCTCGCGGGCAGGCGGCCGCGGCCTCGGCCCACGCGGCACTACAACTCGCGCTGTCGATCCTGCTGCGGCTCTTCGCACCCTTCATGCCCTTCGTCACCGAAGAGGTCTGGAGTTGGTGGCAGGAGGGCTCGGTGCACCACGCCACGTGGCCGACCGTCGAGGAGATCCCGACCAGCGGGGACGTCGCGCTGCTGGACGACATCTCCGCCGCCCTCATAGAGGTGCGCGGCGTCAAGTCGACCGCGAAGGTGTCGATGAAGACCGAGATCGTGCGAGCGAGCTTCAACGGGCCCGCCGAGACGATCGAACGGCTCAAGCTCGTCACCGACGATCTCAGGGCTGTCGGACGCATCACCGGCGACCTCGACTGGAATGCCGGAGGCGAGCGACTCTCGCTCGACGCGGAGCTCGCGGCTTCTCAGCGCTGACTTCG
It includes:
- a CDS encoding CPBP family intramembrane glutamic endopeptidase — its product is MSTPPIPGGQTPYGQAGGQAPYGPLPQPPAGVPLPMGTPRAAAMPGWGYPPPPKPALPVVPTEYPGFWRTPAWSAWRPIVLVVLAVIAYFAGGLVFMAVAIMIDMMTGRQTWEEAVGEIANDGGVTPMVFLGNNLSLALLIVIAIALTVLLIKQRPGWLASVTGRMRWRWMGTCFTIVLPIWMVYLSLDTWLQLQAGPLGLAPNRDTVVLAIGILVTTPLQCAGEEYAFRGLINRAAASFFTHQRVGLVVGAVLSSLVFMLAHAAADPWLNVFYFSFGLIACYVTWRTGGLEASIAMHVVNNLLSEAFMPFMDITEVFDRSAGTGSPWVLIGIVTPLIAAAAITWQARKLGITRSSAPAASRVSAPAPAFPPGPGQFVQAPGWPAGAPQPWAPAAGVHEPGAGQVVPPTGTAAAPLADPASPSASGFAGGQAGGDRPPTPAGEHPAPLSNPRPWDDPLPGEGPSPSS
- the ndk gene encoding nucleoside-diphosphate kinase encodes the protein MSVSERTLVLVKPDGVARGLVGGIIARYEAKGLVIRALELRTIGSDLAGQHYAEHVGRAYYAELEEFITSGPLVAMVLEGERAIEAVRSLNGTTDSAVAAPGTIRGDLSLHKNRNLVHASDSPQSAAREVALWFPGLV
- a CDS encoding bifunctional folylpolyglutamate synthase/dihydrofolate synthase is translated as MTNTPSPTAAPGHAELVASLIARWPEHHPQPSLERIAALCDLLGDPQRACPVIQITGTNGKGSTAIMIDALLRAMGLRTGRFSSPHLVDATERVCIDGEPISAEYFDELWSQISPMVEMVDAQRLGGVPMTFFEVITGMAYAAFADAPVDVAVVEVGMGGTWDATSVADAAVAVVCPVALDHMHLLGNTVAEIATEKSGIIKPGGIAVMAGQSADAAQVLMERCTQVGAPMVREGIDFALLDRQPAVGGQLLRIETAGGPVGDLFLPLLGAHMAHNAVLAVAAVEALRGGTGLDPKIIEAGFDSVVAPARLEVVHDDPTVVLDTAHNPHGVRATLAGLRDGFTAEPLIGVVAMMGDKAVSEVLELLADELDTIVVTGIPDMPRAMPVDDLAELATGVFGASRVRQAPTSEEAVDIAMGIAEQSGPESVVLVIGSVYLAGEVRARLLPTGTRLRPDVVVGDPVGYRADVDPEDPMEI
- a CDS encoding DoxX family protein, translated to MISWTRTVAHARVSRDWRDWVGLAARLVLGLGLVVAGGLKVGRLEANVQQVALYQLPLPGWAETVVGYAQPFVEITVGLLLVVGLFTRVSAALGTIAMGVFIAGIVWAWSQGLRIDCGCFSLGGELGPDDRTRYTYDILRDLGFMACGVWLWARPAAVLAVDNWLLAPVDLPGSGSDDDLPDDPPDDFPEVSAPTTAKG
- a CDS encoding DsbA family protein; translated protein: MSKSKQNQPRQQADATNRDASAGTSRREQLRAQQLAEAKSARTRRIVTAAAIVVAVAIVVTVCVVLWQNHQTQKRQEELQSQADQIVPASANADQNGILVTGTASDATPLVQVYEDFQCPGCAQASAYVEPNLESLAEKGELRIEYHVLHGLDTSLGTTYSQKAAIAGSCAAEYGSFSDYATLVYANQPEQEGDGWTDEQLRETFAEQSGMTGQALTDFQACFDGNATSDFVDAMQNSRPDIVTATPSFVVNGQLVEFSTSDTEDQVLAKVQAVA
- the valS gene encoding valine--tRNA ligase, with the translated sequence MSSAPIPSAAPSEPSGWQVPDKPVLEGLEDAWAARWEDRATYAFVRPETREQVFSVDTPPPTVSGSLHVGHVFSYTHTDIVARYQRMQGKHVFYPMGWDDNGLPTERRVQNFYGVRCDPSVPYDPDFQPPAKPNPKRQVPISRRNFVELCHELTEVDEKVFESLWRRIGLSVDWKQLYTTISPESQTVAQRAFLHNFARGEAYLSEAPTMWDVTFQTAVAQAELEAREYPGAYHRVAFHTAEGPVYIETTRPELIPSVCALIAHPDDERYQHLFGTTVTSPLFGVEVPVLAHPAAEMDKGAGIAMCCTFGDLTDVQWWRELRLPTRVILQRNGRLQAEAPDWLVDAAPYAELAGRTTLQAREAIVELLRASGDLDGEPRPTTRMANFYERGDKPLEIVSTRQWYITNGGRDEKLRGELLARGDELGWVPEHMRYRYANWVNGLNGDWLISRQRFFGVPFPIWYRLDADGQPDHSDPITADEASLPVDPASQPAPGYTEDQRGKPGGFIGDPDVMDTWATSSLTPQIACGWERDEQLWRLTYPMDVAPEAHDIIRTWLFSRIVRSHLEEHCLPWRLATISGFVVDPDRKKMSKSKGNVVVPTEILDRFGADAVRWRAAMARPGMDSPFDETQMKVGRRLAMKVLNASKFVLAMGSPAGAEAIVEPDDLAMLEALKNVVARATEAFEAYQYTDALEATEAFFWTFCDDYVELVKERAYGARGQAAAASAHAALQLALSILLRLFAPFMPFVTEEVWSWWQEGSVHHATWPTVEEIPTSGDVALLDDISAALIEVRGVKSTAKVSMKTEIVRASFNGPAETIERLKLVTDDLRAVGRITGDLDWNAGGERLSLDAELAASQR